A part of Terriglobus roseus genomic DNA contains:
- a CDS encoding CRTAC1 family protein encodes MSVSLLYGQNPLEQRTQKSQEGAQSPAQGGSNTAGAHPPVLGADNRPITLGGTVRTGPVPYTDVTAAAGLSVWKHVSGQDEKRYILEVVGSGVALFDYDNDGWLDIYLPNGSTRAAMEGKAEAPRAALFHNNHDGTFEDVTDKAGVANGRWAFGAVAGDFDNDGWPDLYVTNFGKNRLYRNNHDGTFVDVAEKAGVALGGWSTGATWGDYDGDGKLDLFVPGYVKVDLKNLPEAAPGAASLAYCSFRGVPEYCGPRGLPGESDHLFHNKGDGTFEDVSAKAGVADNPGYYGLASAFVDVNNDGKLDLLVANDSTPNYLYLNKGNGTFEDVSYASGYALNKDGRETASMGIGIGDYRNNGLVDIFNTTFSDDYKPLYRNDGDANFTDVSYELHIAEGTIPFLGWGTVFLDYDNDGWKDLAFVNGHVYRDADKQPWGTSWAERMLLFRNVQGKLEPVPAVEGTALAMPRASRGLAVGDLFNTGRLDLVINNMDESPTLLRNASKGQNHWVSFHLVGGPKSPRDATGAVVYLQAGGIRQRADVVAGGSFASSSDPRPHFGLGSVSHIDSVEVHWPSGAVEKLRVPGPDRMYTVVEGHGVQ; translated from the coding sequence ATGAGCGTTTCTCTTCTGTATGGCCAGAACCCACTGGAACAGCGGACGCAGAAATCACAGGAGGGTGCGCAGTCTCCCGCTCAGGGGGGTTCGAACACTGCAGGAGCCCACCCGCCTGTACTCGGCGCAGACAACCGGCCGATCACTCTCGGTGGCACGGTTCGCACCGGTCCAGTTCCGTACACGGATGTGACCGCGGCTGCGGGGCTTTCTGTGTGGAAGCATGTTTCAGGGCAGGACGAAAAGCGATACATCCTGGAGGTGGTCGGCTCTGGTGTCGCGCTATTCGACTACGACAACGATGGCTGGCTCGACATCTATCTGCCCAACGGTTCTACGCGAGCCGCGATGGAAGGTAAGGCGGAGGCTCCTCGCGCCGCACTATTCCACAACAATCATGACGGTACCTTCGAAGATGTAACGGATAAGGCCGGCGTGGCCAACGGGCGGTGGGCATTCGGCGCAGTTGCCGGAGATTTTGATAATGATGGCTGGCCGGACTTGTATGTCACGAACTTTGGCAAGAACCGGCTCTATCGCAATAATCACGACGGCACGTTCGTCGATGTTGCAGAGAAGGCCGGAGTGGCCCTGGGCGGCTGGTCCACAGGAGCGACCTGGGGCGACTATGACGGCGACGGCAAGCTGGACCTGTTCGTGCCGGGCTATGTGAAAGTCGATCTGAAGAATCTGCCAGAAGCTGCACCGGGCGCAGCCAGTCTCGCCTACTGTTCGTTTCGCGGAGTGCCTGAATACTGCGGCCCGAGAGGCCTTCCGGGGGAGTCTGATCATCTGTTTCACAACAAGGGCGACGGTACTTTCGAAGACGTCAGCGCCAAGGCAGGGGTAGCCGACAACCCGGGATACTACGGCCTGGCCTCCGCATTCGTCGATGTAAACAATGACGGCAAGCTTGACCTGCTGGTGGCGAACGACTCCACGCCAAACTACCTTTACCTAAATAAAGGCAACGGCACTTTTGAAGATGTGAGTTACGCCTCCGGTTATGCACTCAACAAGGATGGAAGAGAGACAGCTTCCATGGGAATAGGGATTGGCGACTACCGCAACAATGGACTCGTCGATATCTTCAACACGACCTTCTCCGATGACTACAAGCCCCTCTACCGAAACGATGGTGATGCGAACTTCACTGACGTGAGCTACGAGTTACATATCGCGGAGGGCACCATCCCGTTCCTTGGCTGGGGAACGGTGTTTCTCGACTATGACAATGACGGCTGGAAAGACCTGGCCTTCGTCAATGGCCACGTGTACCGCGATGCAGATAAACAGCCCTGGGGAACAAGCTGGGCGGAGCGCATGCTGCTGTTTCGGAACGTGCAGGGCAAGCTGGAACCCGTTCCCGCTGTGGAAGGCACGGCGCTTGCGATGCCCCGCGCCTCGCGTGGACTAGCTGTTGGCGATTTGTTCAATACAGGACGGCTCGACCTGGTAATCAACAATATGGATGAGTCTCCGACGCTGTTGCGGAATGCTTCTAAGGGGCAGAATCACTGGGTCAGTTTCCACCTTGTCGGTGGCCCGAAGAGCCCACGCGATGCCACGGGCGCGGTCGTCTACCTGCAGGCTGGTGGCATACGCCAACGCGCCGATGTGGTAGCAGGCGGAAGCTTTGCCTCGAGTTCGGACCCACGTCCTCACTTCGGTCTGGGCTCAGTCAGCCACATCGATTCCGTTGAGGTGCACTGGCCCAGTGGAGCTGTCGAGAAGTTGAGAGTGCCCGGCCCGGACCGTATGTATACGGTCGTAGAAGGCCACGGTGTTCAATAG
- a CDS encoding tetratricopeptide repeat protein encodes MSSYRFTRVSIGFFLLSMALAVGSFVVRNTVHAATDDDTHKAARTAYNDKIAATYNYRYGKDHPFTPSNMTTDNGEFIDPKDFPTAQYCGHCHQAAHQQWRESAHSNSNRVPWYLKNVGLLNEEKGIEFSRHCEGCHDPIAMVAGALTQAGPKKRPYDADGITCSVCHSMQKNDLRGTGSYVLAVPAVLVDETGEPIHRKVSDLEILSHLDRHSAAVMKPFYRTSEFCASCHKAALPHELNDYKWQRAMTPYDEWQNSSFAKQSPLPFYVKPAVSTCETCHMPREALTGKGDPGAKNGQLASHRWLGANSLIPAYYGYEEQAKRVREFLANSVFNVDIFSLERDGENGQPNRIIAPLGTVSYAVAPGEKLTVTVVIQNKGAAHSHVPEQRDMYESWTAFTVKDSNGKLIGQSGNLQPSGDLDPAAHSFTNRLINKEGTLNGQHEVWNNRVVAYNNTIQSGRSQLVRYSFTIPKDCTGSITITAAVRYRRFDQQFINFALKSNYQQPVLDMVTATRTINIGKTLPSTPDAAENPVWMRWNNYGIGLLDAQQYAASVSAFEQVAKLRPDYADAYTNVAIADIQWERYAEALPSLNKALALSPDNARALYYLALIQRNEGQVDEAIVNLRKVAQQFPRSRDAHRELGFSLYQKQRYAEARTEYEAVQSIDPDDLAAHYNLSIIYRRLGLKEAANRQAAYFADQKDDPTASTFALEYLRKHGDIAQESVPWHTHDLDAHGKASAGELTTSMLPSQQQP; translated from the coding sequence ATGTCTTCCTATCGTTTCACGCGTGTCTCGATCGGCTTTTTTCTGCTTTCCATGGCGCTTGCCGTGGGCAGCTTTGTTGTACGAAATACTGTTCACGCGGCAACAGACGATGACACGCACAAGGCGGCACGCACGGCTTACAACGATAAGATTGCGGCGACATACAACTATCGTTATGGCAAGGATCATCCGTTCACGCCGTCGAACATGACCACGGATAACGGCGAATTCATCGATCCCAAGGACTTTCCCACGGCACAGTACTGCGGCCATTGTCATCAGGCTGCGCACCAGCAGTGGCGTGAGTCGGCCCACTCGAATTCCAACCGCGTGCCTTGGTATCTGAAGAACGTCGGGCTGCTGAACGAGGAAAAGGGAATCGAGTTTTCGCGACACTGCGAAGGTTGCCATGATCCAATCGCCATGGTCGCGGGAGCACTGACGCAGGCCGGACCGAAGAAGCGGCCATATGACGCCGACGGTATCACCTGCTCCGTCTGTCACAGTATGCAGAAGAATGATCTGCGCGGAACGGGCAGTTACGTTCTGGCAGTGCCTGCAGTACTAGTCGATGAAACTGGTGAACCCATTCATCGCAAGGTTTCCGACCTGGAGATTCTTTCGCATCTCGACCGTCATTCCGCTGCCGTGATGAAGCCGTTCTACAGGACCAGCGAGTTTTGTGCGAGCTGTCACAAGGCCGCGCTGCCGCATGAGTTGAACGACTACAAATGGCAGCGCGCGATGACGCCATATGACGAGTGGCAAAACTCGAGCTTTGCGAAACAGTCTCCGTTGCCGTTCTATGTAAAACCGGCGGTCTCCACATGCGAGACGTGCCACATGCCCCGCGAGGCTTTAACGGGCAAGGGCGACCCCGGTGCGAAGAACGGCCAGCTTGCCAGTCATCGCTGGCTTGGAGCGAATTCGCTGATTCCGGCCTATTACGGATATGAGGAACAGGCAAAACGCGTTCGAGAGTTCCTAGCGAATAGCGTCTTCAACGTAGATATCTTTTCCCTTGAGCGCGATGGCGAAAACGGCCAGCCCAACAGGATCATTGCGCCACTGGGCACTGTTTCCTACGCGGTAGCTCCGGGTGAAAAGCTAACAGTCACGGTTGTGATTCAGAACAAGGGCGCTGCACATTCCCACGTTCCCGAACAGCGCGACATGTACGAAAGCTGGACGGCGTTCACGGTGAAGGACAGCAATGGTAAGTTGATCGGTCAAAGCGGCAACCTGCAGCCTTCCGGCGATCTTGATCCTGCGGCACACAGCTTCACGAACCGGCTGATCAACAAGGAAGGAACGCTCAATGGCCAGCATGAAGTCTGGAACAATCGAGTTGTTGCTTACAACAACACGATTCAGAGCGGCCGATCGCAACTTGTGCGTTACAGCTTCACCATTCCCAAGGACTGCACTGGATCGATCACCATTACGGCTGCGGTCAGGTATCGCCGCTTCGATCAGCAATTCATCAATTTCGCACTGAAGTCGAACTACCAGCAGCCGGTGCTCGACATGGTGACGGCAACGCGAACCATCAACATCGGCAAGACCTTACCCTCTACACCCGACGCTGCCGAGAATCCTGTCTGGATGCGCTGGAACAACTACGGCATCGGCCTGTTGGATGCACAACAGTACGCAGCGAGCGTCAGCGCGTTCGAGCAAGTGGCGAAACTACGGCCGGACTATGCGGATGCCTATACCAACGTGGCCATCGCAGACATCCAGTGGGAAAGATACGCGGAAGCACTTCCGAGCTTGAACAAAGCCCTGGCGCTGTCTCCTGACAATGCTCGCGCGCTCTACTACCTTGCTCTGATTCAGAGGAACGAAGGGCAGGTGGATGAAGCCATTGTCAATCTGCGGAAGGTGGCGCAACAGTTCCCACGATCCCGCGATGCTCATCGTGAACTTGGCTTCAGCCTTTACCAAAAACAGCGTTACGCGGAGGCGAGGACCGAGTACGAGGCGGTCCAGTCGATCGATCCAGATGACCTTGCGGCTCACTACAACTTGTCGATCATCTATCGCCGACTTGGATTGAAGGAGGCGGCCAACAGGCAGGCGGCCTACTTCGCAGATCAGAAGGACGACCCCACGGCGAGTACCTTTGCGTTGGAGTACTTGCGAAAGCACGGCGACATTGCGCAGGAATCCGTGCCATGGCATACCCATGACCTGGATGCACACGGCAAAGCTTCAGCGGGTGAACTTACAACGAGCATGTTGCCGTCGCAGCAACAGCCTTGA
- a CDS encoding c-type cytochrome yields the protein MTRHRPTPQLAFILLFAMFLLTAQRSFALDPQSEAVKAGAVLFGKSGCTYCHGPAGAGTERAPSLRGVSSRRSDEQIRHQIHDGGQMMPPFGEALTEDEIAQLSAFLQAKDAWDLVPPSK from the coding sequence ATGACACGCCACAGACCTACTCCTCAGCTTGCCTTCATACTGCTCTTCGCCATGTTTCTTTTGACGGCGCAACGGTCGTTCGCCCTCGATCCTCAGAGTGAAGCAGTGAAGGCGGGCGCTGTGCTCTTTGGTAAATCGGGGTGCACGTACTGTCACGGCCCTGCCGGAGCGGGAACCGAACGAGCGCCGTCGCTACGCGGTGTGTCGAGCCGACGGAGTGACGAGCAGATTCGGCATCAGATCCATGATGGAGGCCAGATGATGCCGCCCTTTGGTGAAGCGCTTACCGAGGATGAGATTGCGCAGCTCTCGGCCTTTCTACAAGCGAAAGATGCATGGGATCTGGTGCCTCCGTCTAAGTGA
- a CDS encoding sensor histidine kinase encodes MDGLHSLLREFGVRPNLLRMPGRTALTRATRQVASQLLPACLVAVLLSMLAAAQDLRYLRHGSWSTENGLPQDSVHQVLQTKDGFLWIATEDGIARFDGVVFKVFKHDNEPTFASNDACCLAEGSSGDLWVGTNDGLLRLRRGVFKRFSEKDGLPSAGILELQVTDAGDLLVQTASGLVVQSGERFLPRVGKISDNTGIVHPVVKGPLGEVWAMSGTDVKLTTPTATREWTMSNGLPGTRVVSLFVDRERNAWVGTNDGLAVIKHGADHPESIASLRGNSVQQTYQDREGNYWIGTESTGLHLLHTEVFREAAGLADQTLTSIVQGSNGGIWVGTRNEGLRRIRDGRVDNPVRADSLTSRFILALAPGRSGDVWVGTPDGLNHVDATGKVQRFTSADLLPDDYIRALTTGSDGAIWVGTRKGLLRLKGTNAKVFTSADGLGSDLIGALLSASNGDLWVSTSGGLSKLASNGRLINYATKDGLRSPLVSALAESPAGTVWAGTTDGNISRVKDNHVSTVQSSSLLVGKISALLADLAGFMWIRGEHALLRVAVADLNRCIDRGGRCVLPLNRYTKADGLPGSEIVAGGSPLLWQMQDGEVWSATQKGAAIANGQPIAVTQSFPVVIDRMLVDGTEQSLQQEALTLGPGDTRVDIEYAGLRLASPLRVEYRYRLEGFDRDWIVAGTRRTATYTNLPPRMYTFYVEARASDGTWLRSPAILPFRVTPPVYRRWWFILSAFLLATAAAVSLYRLRLRRLRREFEAVLGERNRIAREIHDTLAQDFVGIALQLDLVSQFLAGGEPASAQRQVQSTRKLVMQGLAEARRSIWDLRAISSKDSLPTRLAALVDRYSGPSLAIKLQVGGAYRQLPLRVEEEVLRIAQEALSNIQRHSGAETADVQLHFETNILMMAVRDQGCGFSVDEQKAFLQGHFGVSGMRERAAAIGATLLVESEVGQGTTVTLRANIAGEEGRRS; translated from the coding sequence ATGGATGGCTTGCACTCTCTGTTGCGCGAGTTCGGCGTGCGGCCTAATCTACTCCGTATGCCCGGCAGAACCGCGCTGACGCGCGCAACCCGCCAAGTTGCAAGCCAACTCCTACCGGCTTGTCTTGTTGCGGTGTTGCTGAGCATGCTGGCCGCAGCGCAGGACCTAAGGTATCTGCGACACGGTAGCTGGTCTACGGAAAATGGGCTTCCGCAAGACAGCGTTCATCAGGTTCTGCAAACAAAGGATGGCTTCCTCTGGATTGCTACGGAGGACGGCATCGCACGTTTTGATGGCGTGGTGTTCAAAGTTTTCAAGCACGATAACGAGCCGACGTTTGCAAGCAATGACGCGTGCTGCCTTGCGGAAGGATCTTCCGGCGATCTCTGGGTAGGAACCAATGATGGTTTGTTGCGGTTGCGACGGGGTGTTTTCAAACGCTTTAGTGAGAAAGACGGCCTTCCGTCGGCCGGCATCCTCGAACTGCAGGTAACAGATGCCGGCGATCTGCTGGTACAAACGGCGTCCGGCTTAGTCGTACAGAGCGGGGAACGTTTTCTGCCACGCGTTGGCAAAATCTCTGACAACACGGGCATTGTTCATCCAGTTGTGAAGGGCCCTCTTGGAGAAGTCTGGGCTATGTCCGGGACGGACGTAAAGCTGACGACGCCGACAGCGACTCGGGAATGGACCATGTCAAACGGTCTGCCGGGTACACGCGTTGTGTCGCTCTTTGTAGATCGTGAGCGCAATGCATGGGTAGGCACCAACGATGGTCTCGCTGTCATCAAGCATGGGGCAGACCACCCGGAAAGTATTGCTTCGTTACGTGGCAACTCGGTCCAGCAGACCTATCAGGATCGCGAAGGTAACTATTGGATCGGAACAGAATCCACAGGCCTGCATCTGCTGCACACGGAAGTTTTTCGTGAGGCTGCGGGACTTGCAGACCAGACGCTGACATCCATTGTTCAGGGAAGCAATGGAGGTATATGGGTAGGCACCCGGAATGAAGGTCTTCGCCGTATCCGTGATGGTCGCGTTGACAATCCGGTGCGTGCGGACTCTCTCACCAGCCGTTTCATTCTTGCGCTGGCACCCGGACGCTCCGGTGATGTCTGGGTGGGCACGCCGGACGGGTTAAATCACGTCGATGCTACCGGCAAGGTGCAGCGTTTCACATCAGCGGACCTGCTACCGGATGACTACATTCGCGCCTTAACAACTGGATCGGACGGAGCCATCTGGGTTGGCACGCGCAAAGGCCTCCTGCGCTTGAAGGGAACCAACGCAAAGGTCTTTACAAGTGCTGACGGATTAGGCTCGGACCTGATCGGAGCTTTGCTCTCCGCCAGTAACGGGGACTTGTGGGTAAGCACTTCCGGAGGTCTTTCAAAGCTGGCTTCAAATGGTCGATTGATCAACTACGCGACCAAAGACGGCCTACGATCTCCTCTTGTGTCAGCGCTTGCAGAGTCTCCTGCCGGAACAGTGTGGGCAGGCACCACCGACGGAAACATAAGCCGCGTAAAAGATAACCACGTCTCAACCGTGCAAAGCTCATCGTTGCTCGTGGGCAAGATCTCGGCTTTGCTTGCCGATCTGGCCGGGTTTATGTGGATACGCGGCGAACACGCCCTGTTGCGTGTTGCCGTTGCTGACCTGAACAGATGCATTGACAGAGGAGGGCGCTGTGTTCTGCCGTTGAATCGGTACACCAAGGCGGATGGCCTCCCAGGTTCGGAAATTGTTGCTGGCGGATCGCCATTACTTTGGCAGATGCAGGACGGCGAGGTCTGGTCGGCAACGCAGAAAGGCGCGGCAATTGCCAATGGCCAACCCATTGCAGTCACACAATCGTTCCCCGTCGTCATCGACCGGATGTTGGTGGATGGTACGGAGCAGAGTCTGCAGCAGGAGGCGTTGACTCTCGGCCCTGGCGATACGCGTGTCGACATTGAATATGCGGGACTACGTCTGGCTTCGCCGCTCCGGGTCGAGTATCGCTACCGACTCGAAGGATTTGATCGGGATTGGATAGTCGCAGGCACGCGACGAACGGCTACCTACACCAATCTGCCACCACGGATGTATACCTTTTACGTGGAAGCCAGGGCCAGTGACGGCACATGGCTTCGGTCGCCAGCGATCTTGCCGTTCCGTGTCACACCACCTGTCTACAGACGTTGGTGGTTCATACTTTCAGCCTTTCTTCTCGCCACGGCCGCCGCCGTTTCACTGTACCGTCTAAGGCTTCGCAGGCTGCGGCGGGAGTTCGAGGCTGTGCTGGGCGAACGCAACCGGATTGCCCGTGAAATACACGACACCCTGGCGCAGGATTTTGTCGGTATCGCACTGCAGCTTGATCTCGTTTCGCAGTTCCTTGCAGGCGGTGAGCCTGCGTCTGCCCAGCGGCAGGTACAGTCAACGCGGAAACTCGTGATGCAGGGGCTTGCCGAAGCACGGCGAAGCATCTGGGATTTACGCGCAATCAGCAGCAAGGATAGTTTGCCGACGCGTCTGGCTGCGCTGGTCGATCGATATTCGGGACCGTCCCTCGCTATCAAGCTTCAGGTGGGTGGTGCCTATCGCCAACTTCCCCTCCGAGTTGAAGAGGAAGTGTTACGCATCGCACAGGAGGCGCTATCGAACATCCAACGGCATTCTGGTGCCGAAACCGCAGACGTTCAATTGCATTTCGAAACGAATATCCTGATGATGGCTGTCAGAGATCAGGGGTGTGGTTTCAGCGTTGACGAGCAGAAGGCGTTCTTGCAAGGGCACTTTGGCGTAAGCGGCATGCGTGAACGTGCAGCGGCCATAGGAGCAACACTTCTCGTAGAAAGCGAAGTTGGCCAGGGGACAACCGTAACGCTACGCGCCAACATCGCAGGAGAAGAGGGGAGACGGTCATGA
- a CDS encoding response regulator: MNTKIRLMVVEDHHVVREGLVALLSSVEEIEVVASVSDGDKAVTSFSSLHPDVTLMDLQLPGMGGAEATRKIREQAPDARVVVLTTYDGDEDIFRALQAGACGYLLKGMPFDELVQAIYAVHRGESRIPSKIADKLAERSKGEQLTPREIHVLERIVAGRANKDIASDLSISEATVKTHVNNLLAKLGVVDRTQAATAALQRGFARLR, encoded by the coding sequence ATGAACACAAAGATTCGGCTCATGGTTGTCGAGGATCATCATGTCGTGCGCGAAGGTCTCGTCGCACTCTTGTCTTCCGTCGAAGAGATCGAAGTGGTTGCTTCCGTCAGCGATGGTGATAAGGCCGTAACAAGCTTCTCCTCGCTGCATCCTGATGTAACCCTGATGGATCTGCAACTGCCAGGCATGGGCGGCGCGGAGGCGACGCGAAAGATTCGTGAACAGGCACCAGACGCACGTGTCGTTGTGCTGACCACTTACGATGGCGATGAAGATATCTTCCGGGCGCTGCAGGCTGGCGCGTGCGGCTATCTTCTGAAAGGCATGCCGTTTGATGAGTTGGTGCAAGCCATTTACGCCGTACATCGTGGCGAGTCGCGCATTCCTTCGAAGATCGCCGACAAACTTGCGGAACGCAGCAAAGGCGAACAACTTACGCCGCGAGAGATTCACGTGCTGGAGCGTATTGTCGCTGGCAGAGCGAACAAAGACATCGCATCCGACCTGTCTATTTCAGAGGCAACTGTGAAGACCCACGTAAACAACCTGCTTGCCAAGCTCGGCGTAGTCGATAGAACGCAGGCGGCAACGGCTGCATTACAACGCGGTTTCGCCCGTTTAAGGTAA
- a CDS encoding tetratricopeptide repeat protein, which yields MRSKPIARINSVLSYASVLLGFLPVGLCVSLPSARVWAQTQQSQDKAVLSGRVVDSTGKPAPGARVYAEPRDGVKVVQTEAGTSGEFLIRSLEPGSYTIHATSHGLESKQSTLAIVKDSRQNITIVLNSAGGADTTGAGSAASSDSISLFDKPSFAVAGVTDWTAVGGHGSDATLRTSEELNREALALQAQTPSSGMGTAKAEEENKLLAVVSASPSSYEANRDLGSFYVKQAQFQKAVPILEKAARLNGDQPVDEYNLALACNGVGDLAAAQLHIKRALAQSDAAEFHQLSGEIEEKLGNPLVAVQQFQRATQLDPKEANYFAWGTELLLHRAIWQAGDVFASGAKKYPTSLRMKTAWGAALFAGALYDEAAEKICEASDMAPDDREPYLFAGQIVATSSSVNKCVGPMLERFVHQHPDDAKANYFYAIFLSKQARTPAPDRVRQLLMRTVAVDPKFSDAYLQLGILQAGQKDYGGAIAYYRKALEADSQNSEAHYRLGVAYDRTGEPSKAKAEYEMHEQIDAANAARMETERRAVKQFSIVPNASSAPAKPQ from the coding sequence ATGCGGTCCAAGCCGATAGCTCGAATCAACTCCGTCCTGTCGTATGCCAGTGTGCTGCTGGGTTTTCTGCCCGTTGGACTCTGCGTAAGCCTGCCGTCGGCGAGAGTCTGGGCGCAGACTCAACAATCGCAGGACAAAGCCGTGCTTTCCGGACGCGTTGTTGATTCGACAGGAAAACCGGCACCCGGCGCACGGGTATATGCAGAACCACGCGATGGCGTGAAAGTCGTGCAGACAGAGGCGGGCACTTCTGGAGAGTTTCTGATCCGCTCTCTCGAGCCCGGCAGCTACACAATTCACGCGACTAGCCACGGTCTTGAGAGCAAGCAATCGACGCTCGCCATAGTGAAGGACTCTCGGCAGAACATCACGATCGTGCTGAACTCGGCGGGTGGTGCGGATACAACCGGAGCTGGCTCTGCTGCATCCAGCGACAGCATAAGTCTCTTCGATAAGCCAAGCTTCGCCGTGGCGGGTGTCACTGATTGGACTGCGGTTGGCGGCCATGGTTCCGACGCCACGCTGCGCACCAGTGAAGAGCTAAATCGGGAAGCCTTGGCGCTGCAGGCGCAAACGCCTTCGTCTGGTATGGGCACGGCCAAAGCGGAAGAGGAAAATAAGCTGCTTGCGGTGGTTTCTGCGTCCCCTTCCAGCTACGAAGCAAACCGTGATCTCGGTTCGTTTTATGTGAAGCAAGCGCAGTTCCAGAAGGCAGTTCCAATCCTTGAAAAAGCTGCGCGTCTGAATGGTGACCAGCCTGTGGACGAATACAACCTCGCTCTGGCGTGCAATGGTGTCGGCGATCTTGCCGCAGCGCAACTTCACATCAAACGGGCCCTGGCTCAAAGCGATGCGGCTGAGTTCCACCAGCTATCGGGAGAGATTGAGGAGAAGCTCGGGAACCCATTGGTCGCGGTCCAACAGTTTCAACGTGCCACGCAACTCGATCCCAAAGAGGCGAATTACTTCGCCTGGGGAACTGAGTTACTGCTGCATCGCGCCATCTGGCAGGCGGGAGATGTGTTTGCCAGCGGCGCAAAAAAATACCCCACTTCTTTGCGAATGAAGACTGCGTGGGGCGCAGCACTCTTTGCTGGTGCTCTCTACGACGAGGCGGCAGAGAAAATCTGCGAGGCCTCCGATATGGCGCCAGACGATCGTGAGCCTTACCTGTTCGCAGGCCAGATCGTCGCGACGTCATCGTCGGTCAATAAATGTGTGGGACCAATGCTCGAGCGATTCGTTCACCAGCATCCAGATGACGCGAAAGCGAACTACTTCTACGCCATATTTCTGTCGAAGCAAGCCAGAACACCCGCGCCGGACCGAGTCCGTCAATTACTGATGCGAACTGTTGCAGTGGACCCAAAATTCAGCGACGCCTATCTGCAACTAGGCATCCTGCAGGCCGGGCAGAAGGACTACGGCGGAGCGATCGCTTATTACCGAAAAGCTCTGGAAGCAGATTCGCAGAACAGCGAAGCGCACTATCGTCTTGGCGTTGCCTATGACCGCACGGGCGAACCTTCCAAGGCAAAGGCGGAATATGAGATGCATGAGCAGATCGACGCGGCTAATGCGGCACGAATGGAAACAGAGCGACGCGCGGTGAAGCAATTCTCGATTGTTCCAAATGCCTCGTCAGCGCCTGCGAAGCCTCAGTAG